In the genome of Zobellia nedashkovskayae, the window GGAGATTCATGGACCAATTATCAATTATATTTTCATGAGCTTACCAGTAAGGAGCCGGAGGTTATTTTTGAGAATGATAAAGTTACGGTAGAGACCATTCGTTTAAGTCATAGAGTGTATACCAACGGTTTTCTTTTTAAAGAGAAATTAGGTGAGCGCAAACTTAATGCAGAAGCTGTTGAGAAATATAAGATTGATAAAGCATATTTTCAAAATATTAAAAATGGAAGAGATGTAGCGCTGGATGACGGTACTATAATTTCAAATTCAGAATTGAGTTTTGATCCGCCAGCTCCAAAAAGTTATGCGTATTGTAGTGATACGGGGTATAAGCCAGATATAGTATATCAAATTAAAAACGCAACAGCATTGTATCATGAATCTACATTTTTAGAATCTGAGGCACATTTAGCGGTAAAAACAAAACATTCCACAGCAAAGCAAGCAGCGGCTATTGCTAAAGCCGCCAATGTGGGGATACTCATTTTAGGGCATTATTCTACGCGTTACAAATCCATTGAGCTTTTTAAAGAAGAA includes:
- a CDS encoding ribonuclease Z, with amino-acid sequence MKLQILGCYAATPRTMTNPTSQVLEVRNHMFLIDCGEGTQVQLRKHKMKFSRINHIFISHLHGDHFFGLPGLVSTFRLLGRDKELHIYGPKGIKEAITLLLKLGDSWTNYQLYFHELTSKEPEVIFENDKVTVETIRLSHRVYTNGFLFKEKLGERKLNAEAVEKYKIDKAYFQNIKNGRDVALDDGTIISNSELSFDPPAPKSYAYCSDTGYKPDIVYQIKNATALYHESTFLESEAHLAVKTKHSTAKQAAAIAKAANVGILILGHYSTRYKSIELFKEEALEIFPNVELADDGKFFEF